A single window of Cytobacillus dafuensis DNA harbors:
- a CDS encoding sensor histidine kinase: MKAVMDQRKWHWLDYFLFFIRTIWITSNGYSIFISTTGSGKWVLLLWASCSYIIPHLFYRPGLIRFQYYLIAEVLLTGSLFIYLSSQYELSVTYSFLFVPILTVAYACQVKPLNWLGLSLLAGTWVGNLFTDMDIYALFVDTTIFYGIGFCLGRMTIVNNTNKDLIASIEEKNKDLEYYSKKIEELTIKEERNRVSQDLHDTVGHIFTSVITSLDALPFLYQADKKEAEKSIKEISDLARNGLNDVRKTIHHMSPTNHQTLVESVKELIADFMKHTSTDIQLNVEGDVTEVGERIKLAIIRCIQEGLTNAKKHGQASFIKINISFKQEELIVLIEDNGNGCNELNIGFGLRSMKDRISALAGTVNFYFELNNGMRITCNIPMAKEV; this comes from the coding sequence ATGAAAGCAGTAATGGATCAAAGGAAATGGCATTGGTTGGACTATTTTCTCTTTTTCATTCGAACGATATGGATTACTTCTAATGGCTATTCGATATTTATTAGTACGACAGGTTCGGGAAAGTGGGTTTTACTTTTATGGGCTAGTTGTTCTTATATAATACCCCATCTATTTTATCGTCCTGGGCTTATTAGATTCCAATATTATTTAATTGCAGAGGTGTTGTTAACGGGTTCTTTGTTTATTTACTTATCGAGTCAATATGAATTATCTGTGACTTACAGTTTTTTATTCGTGCCTATTCTTACTGTTGCTTATGCTTGTCAAGTTAAGCCGTTAAATTGGTTAGGACTTTCCTTATTAGCTGGTACATGGGTCGGCAATCTCTTCACTGATATGGATATCTATGCACTTTTTGTTGACACAACTATTTTTTATGGCATTGGGTTTTGTTTAGGAAGGATGACCATTGTCAATAACACAAATAAAGATTTAATTGCCTCTATTGAGGAAAAAAACAAGGATTTGGAATATTACTCAAAAAAGATTGAGGAACTGACGATTAAGGAAGAACGAAATAGAGTTTCTCAAGATTTGCATGATACAGTTGGCCATATTTTCACATCGGTCATAACAAGTTTAGATGCCCTTCCTTTTCTATATCAGGCAGATAAAAAAGAAGCAGAAAAAAGTATAAAAGAGATTTCAGATTTAGCACGAAATGGATTGAACGATGTGAGAAAAACAATTCACCATATGTCACCAACGAATCATCAAACGCTTGTTGAATCGGTTAAAGAATTGATAGCTGATTTTATGAAACATACATCAACGGATATACAACTTAATGTCGAAGGGGATGTGACCGAAGTAGGTGAAAGAATAAAGTTAGCTATTATTCGTTGTATACAAGAAGGACTTACAAATGCGAAAAAACATGGTCAGGCAAGTTTTATTAAAATAAATATTTCGTTTAAACAAGAAGAATTGATTGTTCTTATTGAAGATAATGGAAATGGTTGTAATGAATTAAATATAGGGTTTGGCTTACGCTCAATGAAAGATCGAATATCGGCATTAGCGGGTACAGTTAACTTTTATTTTGAATTGAATAACGGTATGAGGATAACGTGTAACATACCTATGGCAAAGGAAGTTTAA
- a CDS encoding YtxH domain-containing protein gives MGKSLFWKGVIFGAIAGGAVTLFDKNTRQSVMLNCKKATSELSYYVKNPSEAIGQVKEMTNNLKSTYEQVSEDLSFIVEKVEELKESSPQVSRLVEDTKDAFFEEDQDEPNNNETSYKRSLN, from the coding sequence ATGGGGAAATCATTATTTTGGAAGGGTGTTATTTTTGGAGCCATTGCGGGTGGTGCAGTAACCCTTTTTGATAAAAACACGCGTCAATCTGTTATGTTAAATTGTAAAAAAGCAACGAGCGAGCTTTCTTATTATGTAAAGAACCCAAGTGAAGCGATCGGTCAGGTGAAAGAAATGACCAATAACTTAAAATCAACGTATGAACAAGTAAGTGAGGATCTTTCTTTTATTGTAGAAAAAGTAGAGGAGTTGAAAGAGAGCTCTCCTCAGGTTTCTCGGCTAGTTGAGGATACAAAAGATGCCTTTTTTGAAGAAGATCAGGATGAACCAAATAATAACGAGACATCTTATAAAAGATCTTTGAATTAG
- a CDS encoding low molecular weight protein-tyrosine-phosphatase — protein MIKVLFVCLGNICRSPMAEAMFRDLVKKEGLEHMIIVDSAGTGDWHVGNPPHEGTRNILKKYNISSDGIKARQIGPVDLHDFQYVVAMDTSNIQNIEKLKKSNSTAHIVRLLDYLEDAVDKNVPDPYFTGNFEEVYELVKKGCEQLLKQLRTTHNI, from the coding sequence ATGATTAAAGTATTATTTGTTTGTTTAGGAAATATTTGTCGCTCGCCAATGGCTGAGGCGATGTTTCGTGATTTAGTAAAGAAGGAAGGATTAGAGCATATGATCATTGTAGATTCCGCAGGCACAGGGGATTGGCATGTTGGAAATCCGCCCCATGAAGGGACAAGAAATATATTAAAAAAATACAATATATCTTCAGATGGAATAAAAGCTAGACAAATTGGTCCAGTGGATTTACATGATTTCCAGTACGTCGTGGCGATGGACACATCTAATATTCAAAACATCGAAAAGTTAAAGAAGAGTAATTCTACAGCACATATTGTTAGACTGCTTGATTATTTAGAGGATGCTGTAGATAAAAATGTCCCTGATCCGTATTTTACCGGTAACTTTGAAGAAGTGTACGAGCTTGTGAAAAAAGGCTGTGAACAATTGCTAAAACAACTTCGTACAACACATAATATATAG
- a CDS encoding molecular chaperone TorD family protein, with protein MSTLKKFKQKVIMMKMTKEEQYGQLVLINILSCIWLGEWDRYEELFQNMDDKLKENFPFHSHYDQEDVKLWYENYFFIPGDYFVSPYFSSYIKKGHDEHEERKKDLLCLIGLYEKTGFLYPLEKEIYPDHFGCITAFLGSLIQESIKADVEKDEEYKRKLAELKQFVICNYILPILPTLQKNALTKVKHSFFKEFLSFYIKMMQEDWQEAA; from the coding sequence TTGTCGACATTAAAAAAGTTTAAACAAAAGGTGATAATGATGAAAATGACGAAAGAGGAACAATATGGACAGCTTGTCCTAATTAATATTTTATCATGCATATGGCTTGGAGAATGGGATCGTTATGAAGAGTTATTTCAGAATATGGATGATAAATTGAAAGAGAATTTCCCTTTTCATTCTCATTATGATCAGGAAGACGTCAAGTTATGGTATGAAAATTATTTTTTCATTCCAGGTGACTATTTTGTCTCGCCTTACTTTTCTTCCTATATTAAAAAGGGACATGATGAACACGAAGAACGGAAAAAAGATTTGTTATGCCTGATTGGTTTATATGAGAAGACAGGCTTCTTGTATCCGCTTGAAAAAGAAATTTATCCGGATCATTTTGGGTGCATTACTGCTTTTCTCGGTTCTTTAATCCAGGAGAGCATAAAAGCTGATGTTGAAAAGGATGAAGAATACAAAAGAAAACTAGCAGAACTAAAACAATTTGTTATATGTAATTATATTTTGCCCATTCTCCCAACACTACAGAAAAATGCTCTGACTAAAGTAAAGCATTCATTTTTTAAAGAGTTTTTATCATTTTATATAAAAATGATGCAAGAAGATTGGCAGGAAGCGGCTTAA
- a CDS encoding alpha/beta fold hydrolase, with protein MKNIKRLIKYIGIFIIIILAITLFRPTWTSNIKGDNSISVLEQVKINGTKQQIMIRGRDQNNPVIIYVHGGPGCSEIPYAAKYQNLLEKDFTVVNYDQRGSGKSYHFNEDYSNLTADLLVDDLLELTDYISERFGKEKVILIGHSYGTYVATKAAYKAPEKYEAYIGIGQLSNMKESEIDNLNYTISEAKKAGNTEDVKYLEGITEKIYNGEAITPRDYVGKYGGATRLIDMPDGDILGMLLSSEYNLLDLIRYNYGLAKTQEQLVKDTFDKQLTKIVTKLDLPFYFVMGKYDGMTSSNAAKKYFDMIEADKKEFIPFEQSAHYPQFEEKEKFNKWMCDTFIK; from the coding sequence ATGAAAAATATAAAGAGATTAATAAAATATATTGGAATATTTATTATTATAATTCTGGCAATAACACTTTTTCGCCCCACATGGACTTCGAATATAAAAGGTGATAACAGTATTAGTGTTTTAGAACAAGTTAAGATCAATGGTACAAAACAGCAAATAATGATTAGAGGTCGTGATCAAAATAACCCAGTCATTATTTATGTACACGGGGGACCGGGCTGTTCCGAAATTCCTTATGCAGCTAAGTACCAAAACTTATTAGAAAAGGATTTCACTGTCGTTAATTACGATCAAAGAGGAAGCGGCAAGTCGTATCATTTTAATGAGGATTATTCTAATTTAACTGCAGATTTACTTGTAGATGATTTATTAGAACTTACTGATTATATTTCGGAACGATTTGGTAAAGAGAAAGTGATCTTAATTGGTCATTCTTACGGTACATACGTTGCAACAAAAGCTGCTTATAAAGCTCCAGAAAAATATGAAGCCTATATTGGGATTGGTCAGCTGAGTAATATGAAAGAAAGCGAAATAGATAATTTAAATTATACAATAAGTGAAGCGAAGAAAGCCGGAAATACAGAAGATGTGAAGTATTTAGAGGGGATTACTGAAAAAATATATAATGGTGAGGCAATTACACCAAGAGATTATGTGGGTAAGTACGGCGGAGCTACAAGGCTTATTGATATGCCGGATGGCGATATACTAGGAATGCTATTAAGTAGTGAATATAATTTATTGGATTTAATTCGCTATAATTATGGACTTGCTAAGACACAAGAACAACTTGTAAAAGATACTTTTGATAAGCAATTAACTAAGATAGTTACAAAACTCGATTTACCATTTTATTTTGTAATGGGTAAATACGACGGTATGACTTCATCTAATGCAGCAAAAAAATATTTTGATATGATTGAAGCGGATAAAAAGGAATTTATTCCTTTTGAGCAATCAGCTCATTATCCACAATTTGAAGAGAAGGAAAAATTTAACAAATGGATGTGCGATACCTTTATAAAGTAA
- the cax gene encoding calcium/proton exchanger — protein sequence MNKIFTALVFIGVPLSVVGTFMHWSSILLFIIYCITIIALASFMGRATESLAVVAGPRIGGLLNATFGNAVELIISIFALKEGLIGVVLASLTGSVLGNLLLVAGLSFFVGGLKYKRQSFNVFDARHNSGLLMFGVIVAFVIPEIFTKTMTKNDTLNFSVGISIILITLYLAALFFKLVTHRGVYLTDDKNESRNHEEEPEWGTRKALIILALATLAVAYVSENLVHTFESVGEAFGWSELFIGVVIVAIVGNAAEHATAIIMAYKNKMDIAVEIAVGSTLQVAMFVAPLLVLLSLMFPVAMPLVFTLPELITMVTAALLMITISNDGETNWFEGATLLAAYFIMGIGFYLL from the coding sequence ATGAACAAAATATTTACCGCGCTTGTTTTTATTGGTGTGCCTCTTTCTGTCGTAGGTACATTTATGCATTGGTCTAGTATCTTACTTTTTATCATTTATTGTATAACGATTATTGCTCTTGCAAGCTTTATGGGAAGGGCTACTGAGAGTCTGGCCGTTGTGGCAGGTCCTAGAATTGGGGGATTGCTGAATGCAACTTTTGGAAATGCTGTTGAATTAATTATCTCAATTTTCGCCCTTAAAGAGGGATTAATTGGGGTAGTCCTAGCGTCATTAACAGGCTCTGTTCTTGGAAATCTGCTATTAGTTGCTGGTTTGTCTTTTTTTGTTGGAGGCTTAAAGTATAAACGCCAGTCCTTCAATGTCTTTGATGCAAGGCATAATTCAGGATTGTTGATGTTTGGTGTCATTGTTGCTTTTGTTATTCCAGAAATCTTTACAAAGACAATGACAAAGAATGATACGCTCAACTTTAGTGTAGGGATATCGATTATTTTAATTACTTTATATTTGGCTGCATTATTTTTCAAGCTTGTCACCCATCGAGGAGTTTATTTGACAGATGATAAGAATGAAAGTCGGAATCACGAGGAAGAGCCTGAGTGGGGAACAAGAAAGGCATTAATAATACTCGCGCTAGCCACACTAGCTGTTGCTTATGTTTCCGAAAATTTAGTTCATACTTTTGAATCTGTAGGAGAGGCCTTTGGATGGTCAGAGTTGTTTATTGGTGTTGTGATTGTTGCCATTGTTGGAAATGCAGCAGAGCATGCAACCGCTATTATTATGGCGTACAAAAATAAAATGGATATTGCGGTTGAAATTGCAGTCGGCTCTACATTACAGGTTGCGATGTTTGTTGCCCCATTGCTAGTTCTCTTATCATTGATGTTTCCTGTAGCCATGCCTTTAGTCTTCACATTACCAGAGTTAATCACGATGGTTACTGCGGCTCTCCTGATGATTACGATTTCGAATGATGGGGAGACCAACTGGTTTGAAGGAGCCACCCTATTAGCAGCGTATTTTATTATGGGAATCGGGTTTTATTTATTATGA
- a CDS encoding DUF1128 domain-containing protein: MNLAQKSTENVEYMIEKIKEKLKVLNFGAIKPSHFDEEMYEELKDIYDLVMKKNHFSPNEMQALAEELGNLRKK, encoded by the coding sequence ATGAATTTAGCTCAAAAATCAACTGAGAATGTAGAATATATGATTGAAAAAATCAAAGAAAAGCTTAAGGTTCTGAACTTTGGAGCCATTAAGCCATCACATTTTGATGAGGAAATGTACGAAGAATTAAAAGATATTTATGATCTCGTTATGAAAAAGAACCATTTCAGTCCGAATGAAATGCAAGCTTTAGCAGAAGAATTAGGCAATTTAAGAAAAAAATAA
- a CDS encoding heavy metal translocating P-type ATPase: protein MNAEAKVILKSTVNENESMFAKVKQHAELIAALLSGVLIAAGWLLDRNELTTSSIVTYLFAFIIGGFAKAKEGIEETIANKELNVEMLMIFAAVGSAIIGYWTEGAILIFIFAVSGALETYTMNKSHKEISALMEIQPEEALRITGGNEEKIHVSKLSIGDLILVKPGERVPSDGKIIKGHTTIDEAAITGESLPVSKDSGDYVFAGTVNLNGSITVEITKPNSETLFQKIIQLVQSAQSEKSPSQLFIERFEGTYVKVVLAVVVLMMFVPHFLLGWSWTETFYRAMILLVVASPCALVASIMPATLSAISNGARHGILFKGGVHLENLSHLKAIAFDKTGTLTKGKPEVTDIIAADGLSKNEILRIASSIESHSTHPLANAIVKYAKENLEESLIHPESIEDVAGWGVKAHIENEEWKIGKAAFVGIEAAQSFKDGAAAKMASEGKTVVFVQKSEEIVAILALQDVVREETKKAIDQLNNQGIYTIMLTGDSRNTGMAIAKESHVHDYIAECLPENKVEHLKNLQEKYGTVAMVGDGINDAPALATANVGIAMGEGTDVALETADIVLMKNDLPRIAEAINLSRKMNSIIKQNVIFSITVIMMLIASNFLQFVDLPFGVIAHEGSTILVILNSLRLLK from the coding sequence ATGAATGCAGAGGCTAAAGTAATATTAAAAAGCACGGTAAATGAAAATGAAAGTATGTTTGCTAAAGTAAAACAGCATGCCGAATTAATTGCCGCCCTTTTAAGTGGGGTCCTTATTGCGGCAGGTTGGCTATTAGATAGAAATGAACTTACTACTTCTTCGATTGTCACCTATCTATTTGCCTTTATTATTGGAGGCTTTGCAAAAGCGAAGGAAGGTATTGAAGAAACGATTGCCAATAAGGAATTAAATGTTGAAATGCTCATGATATTCGCCGCCGTTGGTTCTGCTATCATTGGCTACTGGACAGAAGGAGCCATCCTTATTTTTATCTTTGCTGTAAGTGGTGCTCTTGAAACATATACGATGAATAAAAGTCATAAAGAAATTTCCGCGTTAATGGAAATTCAGCCAGAGGAAGCTTTAAGAATTACAGGTGGGAATGAAGAAAAGATTCATGTATCTAAATTATCTATCGGAGACCTTATTTTAGTAAAACCTGGGGAAAGAGTTCCTTCTGATGGAAAAATTATTAAAGGGCATACAACCATTGATGAAGCTGCCATTACAGGTGAGTCACTCCCTGTTTCTAAGGATAGTGGGGATTATGTTTTTGCTGGAACAGTCAATTTAAATGGATCCATTACTGTTGAAATAACAAAACCGAATAGTGAAACCCTGTTTCAAAAGATCATTCAGCTCGTTCAGTCTGCACAAAGCGAGAAATCTCCTTCTCAGCTGTTCATTGAACGATTTGAAGGTACGTACGTGAAAGTCGTATTAGCCGTAGTTGTCCTTATGATGTTCGTCCCCCATTTTCTATTAGGGTGGAGCTGGACAGAAACCTTTTATCGGGCGATGATTTTACTTGTTGTTGCTTCACCATGCGCCCTCGTTGCTTCGATTATGCCGGCAACACTGTCTGCCATTTCGAACGGTGCAAGGCACGGTATTCTTTTTAAAGGCGGCGTTCATTTAGAAAATTTAAGCCATCTGAAAGCCATTGCTTTTGACAAGACGGGAACACTTACAAAGGGAAAGCCTGAAGTAACAGATATTATTGCTGCGGATGGCCTTTCAAAAAATGAAATCTTACGAATTGCTTCATCCATCGAAAGTCACTCGACTCATCCATTAGCAAATGCGATCGTTAAATATGCTAAAGAAAACCTAGAAGAATCTCTCATTCATCCTGAAAGTATTGAAGATGTAGCAGGATGGGGTGTAAAGGCTCATATTGAAAACGAGGAATGGAAAATTGGGAAAGCAGCATTTGTTGGCATTGAAGCAGCCCAAAGCTTTAAAGACGGTGCGGCAGCTAAAATGGCTAGTGAAGGTAAAACCGTTGTCTTTGTACAGAAGAGTGAAGAAATTGTCGCAATCCTTGCCCTTCAGGATGTTGTCCGAGAAGAAACAAAAAAAGCGATTGATCAATTAAATAATCAAGGAATTTATACGATTATGCTGACTGGAGATAGCCGAAATACCGGTATGGCAATCGCAAAAGAGTCCCATGTTCATGATTATATCGCTGAATGTTTACCAGAAAATAAGGTAGAGCATCTTAAGAATTTACAGGAAAAATACGGAACCGTTGCAATGGTCGGAGATGGAATTAATGATGCACCTGCTTTAGCAACAGCAAATGTAGGAATTGCCATGGGGGAAGGAACGGATGTTGCCCTTGAAACAGCCGATATCGTTCTTATGAAAAATGACCTACCTCGTATTGCAGAAGCCATTAACCTTTCAAGAAAGATGAATAGCATCATCAAGCAAAATGTTATTTTTTCAATCACCGTTATTATGATGCTGATCGCTTCAAATTTCCTCCAGTTTGTTGACCTTCCTTTTGGGGTCATTGCTCATGAGGGAAGTACAATATTAGTCATTCTTAATAGCTTAAGATTACTGAAATAA
- a CDS encoding DUF4362 domain-containing protein, whose translation MKKFQFILFVLLFLSGCSNLNPVPSSTTYEPQQKDVINNHGGIENIEQIDQFVNNINNGENDEVRIIHYTIEGDPIIWDLTYDGTSIQSRYDTTYDKFGSGKVEKHSCERITKSEMDTEIAYKLECNGQQEDVLTVQYDTEKQDKFEFHFKYGVDKKNEVDTANQRLVKDLQNGEVSTVSDFQFNRKELNQIYKAMVLTNYLDQKDLSNSCNKKPYESYELTIWINGGERHFEWTECDISKHGLQMNKMKNNILHVIRDNETYKSLPPTKGVYQ comes from the coding sequence ATGAAAAAATTTCAGTTTATTCTTTTCGTACTTTTATTCCTATCAGGTTGCTCAAATCTAAATCCAGTTCCAAGTTCCACTACATACGAGCCACAACAGAAAGATGTTATTAACAATCACGGAGGAATTGAAAATATCGAACAAATTGATCAATTTGTCAATAATATAAACAATGGAGAAAACGATGAAGTTCGGATTATTCATTATACAATTGAAGGGGACCCCATAATATGGGATTTAACGTACGATGGGACATCCATTCAATCAAGATACGATACTACCTATGACAAATTCGGATCTGGTAAAGTTGAAAAACACAGTTGTGAAAGAATAACTAAAAGTGAGATGGATACTGAAATTGCGTATAAATTAGAATGTAACGGGCAACAGGAAGATGTGTTAACCGTTCAATATGATACTGAAAAACAAGATAAATTCGAATTTCATTTCAAGTACGGGGTAGATAAGAAAAACGAAGTAGATACGGCTAATCAACGACTAGTAAAGGACCTCCAAAATGGGGAAGTTTCGACCGTCAGTGATTTCCAATTTAATCGTAAAGAATTAAACCAAATCTACAAGGCAATGGTATTAACAAATTATCTTGATCAAAAGGACTTATCAAATAGCTGTAACAAAAAGCCATATGAAAGCTATGAACTTACGATTTGGATTAATGGTGGAGAAAGACATTTTGAATGGACAGAATGTGATATTAGCAAACATGGCTTGCAAATGAATAAGATGAAAAATAACATCCTTCATGTAATCCGGGATAACGAAACATATAAATCTTTACCTCCAACAAAAGGGGTCTACCAATAA
- a CDS encoding YihY/virulence factor BrkB family protein translates to MGRAFSTLLSQIWKRVMEDDLFGLAAQLAYFFLLSLFPLLLFLVTLLPYLPITQEDILAVIRDFAPEDSMELIESNINQLSQKNLNLLSFGFVATIWSASNGIDAIVRAFNKAYDVKESRPFFRARGMAILFTFAMLFVFIMALLLPVFGEYLGIYLFAKFGLSDEFMSLWNTFRWLISSIILFIVFTGLYWMGPNKKITCISAIPGAIFATIGWVLSSLAFSFYVSNFGHFSATYGSIGAIIVLMIWFYITGVIIIIGGEINAIYSKYKNKDC, encoded by the coding sequence ATGGGACGAGCCTTTTCAACTTTGCTTTCGCAAATATGGAAAAGAGTGATGGAAGATGACTTATTTGGGCTTGCTGCACAGTTGGCCTATTTCTTCCTGCTATCGCTTTTTCCATTACTTCTTTTTTTAGTTACACTCCTGCCTTATTTACCAATTACTCAAGAGGATATACTAGCAGTTATTCGAGATTTCGCGCCTGAGGATAGTATGGAATTAATTGAGTCCAATATTAACCAGCTTTCACAAAAAAATCTAAATCTGCTTTCCTTCGGGTTTGTTGCTACGATATGGTCAGCATCCAATGGCATTGATGCCATTGTACGAGCCTTCAATAAAGCATATGATGTGAAAGAAAGCCGTCCATTTTTCCGGGCTAGAGGAATGGCTATTTTATTTACTTTTGCTATGCTCTTTGTATTTATTATGGCATTGCTGCTACCAGTCTTCGGAGAATATCTTGGAATATATTTATTCGCTAAATTTGGCCTTTCGGATGAGTTTATGTCTCTTTGGAACACTTTCCGCTGGCTAATAAGCTCCATCATACTGTTTATTGTCTTTACAGGCTTGTATTGGATGGGTCCAAATAAAAAGATAACTTGTATAAGTGCTATTCCAGGAGCCATTTTTGCCACGATAGGCTGGGTATTATCTTCTCTTGCCTTTTCATTTTATGTGTCTAATTTTGGCCATTTCTCTGCAACATATGGAAGTATTGGAGCAATAATTGTCCTTATGATATGGTTCTACATAACCGGAGTTATCATCATAATAGGTGGAGAAATCAATGCTATATATAGTAAATACAAAAATAAGGATTGTTAA
- a CDS encoding MFS transporter, with product MIKENMRFWILVSIVAISGFSQGMLLPLIAIIFENEGISSSLNGLNATGLYIGILLVSPFMEHPLRKYGYKPIIVLGGLLVVVSLILFPVWKSFWFWFFLRLLIGIGDHALHFGTQTWITSFSPEHKRGRNISIYGLFFGTGFAVGPLMAPLIKMNEALPFIISSALCLIAWLFLFTLKNDYPEQTVEVNSFKETMKRFSKATKYGWVAFLPPLGYGFLESSLNGSFPVYGLRIGLDVSSVSLLLTSFAIGGIVFQLPLGLLSDRYGRRNILMVILFAGFLSFAAASLLEEMMIALAVCLFIAGMVVGSTFSLGISYMTDLMPRNMLPTGNLLCGVAFSIGSLIGPYFGGVFIQYFKSISFFNIISAMLFLIFLTVVIFGQKQMVSKKESYM from the coding sequence ATGATTAAAGAAAATATGAGATTTTGGATTTTGGTAAGTATTGTTGCAATTTCAGGATTTAGCCAGGGCATGCTGCTGCCATTAATCGCAATTATTTTTGAAAACGAGGGCATTTCCTCCAGTTTAAATGGACTAAATGCTACTGGATTATATATTGGCATCTTGCTTGTATCCCCATTCATGGAACATCCTTTAAGGAAATATGGCTATAAACCAATCATTGTTTTGGGAGGACTGCTTGTCGTTGTATCACTCATTTTATTTCCAGTTTGGAAGTCCTTCTGGTTTTGGTTTTTCCTGCGGCTTTTAATCGGAATTGGCGACCATGCCTTGCATTTTGGAACACAAACATGGATAACTTCTTTCTCTCCGGAGCATAAGAGGGGCCGTAATATTTCAATATATGGACTGTTTTTCGGAACAGGGTTTGCGGTCGGACCTTTGATGGCACCGCTGATCAAAATGAATGAGGCTCTTCCTTTTATTATTTCTTCAGCATTATGCTTAATTGCTTGGTTATTTTTATTTACTTTAAAAAATGATTATCCAGAGCAAACGGTAGAGGTAAATTCATTTAAGGAAACGATGAAGCGGTTTTCAAAAGCAACAAAATATGGCTGGGTAGCCTTTCTTCCTCCATTAGGATACGGTTTTCTTGAATCATCATTAAATGGAAGCTTTCCTGTTTACGGGCTGCGGATTGGTCTTGATGTTTCGAGTGTCTCCCTGCTTCTGACCTCATTTGCTATTGGAGGGATTGTTTTTCAATTACCGCTTGGACTATTAAGTGATCGATATGGGAGAAGAAATATTTTAATGGTCATTTTATTTGCTGGATTTTTAAGCTTTGCTGCTGCAAGCCTCTTAGAAGAAATGATGATTGCTCTTGCCGTATGTTTATTTATAGCTGGCATGGTTGTCGGATCCACTTTCTCCCTTGGCATCAGTTATATGACCGACTTAATGCCGAGAAATATGCTTCCAACCGGGAACCTGCTTTGCGGGGTAGCATTTAGTATCGGCAGCTTAATAGGCCCCTATTTCGGGGGAGTATTCATCCAATACTTTAAATCAATCAGCTTTTTTAATATTATTAGTGCTATGCTTTTCCTTATATTCTTAACAGTTGTCATATTTGGACAAAAACAAATGGTCTCAAAAAAAGAATCGTATATGTAA
- a CDS encoding response regulator transcription factor, with amino-acid sequence MINAAIVEDQEILRKSLKIVIESISDIKIVGTAENGEQAIALCEKENLDIVLMDIQMPVMDGVKATDEIKKRWPNIKVIILTTFQDVTHVLNALNAGAEGYILKAVDPEFLVQGIKMVYHGGSLIPQQLAKEVFGQIQLNNTAHSEQLDHNSMNHPYDLNNQELKVLKCLTQGLSNKDISEKMFLSMGTVKNYISTIYSKLNVKNRSSAIIKAMEESLIEKKKN; translated from the coding sequence ATGATTAATGCGGCAATAGTTGAAGATCAAGAGATTTTAAGAAAAAGCTTAAAAATTGTAATTGAAAGTATTTCAGACATTAAGATTGTTGGAACTGCGGAAAATGGAGAACAGGCAATTGCTCTATGCGAAAAGGAAAACCTTGATATTGTTTTAATGGATATTCAAATGCCGGTGATGGATGGTGTAAAGGCGACAGATGAAATTAAAAAACGTTGGCCCAATATAAAAGTTATCATCCTTACTACTTTTCAAGATGTTACACACGTTTTGAATGCCTTAAATGCTGGTGCGGAGGGGTATATATTAAAAGCTGTTGATCCTGAATTTTTAGTTCAAGGAATTAAAATGGTGTATCACGGAGGTTCCCTCATTCCTCAACAATTAGCAAAAGAGGTGTTTGGTCAGATACAATTAAATAATACCGCACACTCAGAACAACTTGACCATAACTCTATGAATCATCCATATGATTTAAATAATCAAGAATTAAAAGTTTTAAAATGTTTAACTCAAGGATTATCCAATAAAGACATTTCAGAAAAGATGTTTCTTTCAATGGGAACTGTGAAAAACTATATTTCTACCATTTATTCGAAATTAAATGTAAAAAATAGATCTTCCGCTATTATTAAGGCTATGGAAGAGAGTCTTATAGAAAAAAAGAAAAATTGA